One Halobaculum roseum DNA segment encodes these proteins:
- a CDS encoding ATP-binding protein: MAPRVYLEITPSPDPLPAERITDQFEQLHRALDDYTIEILLTTDGDDIDYYLGTEATGFDALRRVASRLLPDSYALAAHDADPLADLPTDADAIAEIHGVGERRDDWQTRLRPPALSDAPEQHDTARVEDAPTLPLTSVVEGLAAADFPTAYQALLRPKPDWSGEAEARVRRLDRERDTVGQRLAGALLPLTDDHDPEATDRHAPRRSAHRRGDTGSVPGTRIDAILAKSARNCYDLNARVLAAGPNAARRARDLAASFTAVGGDFYDLRPVTHDDPGDALREAIRERTLRDPPATRRLARRLPLASNRSPRIVADSTTVPHVALLDGAALTDTARRALGALPAERTGLAPPPADALARYDRGLAIGRPRTRDGTATDTTVALPPSLQPLHVAWFGKTGSGKSTALVRAITENHTVTDGADICVLPKGDEMATTLLRTHYAAHGDLDDVYYFDCSETLPALSLFDIRDDLAAGVPRTTAVQDVTDHYLELLRAITGAEAFDSAVRSPDVIRYLVKALFDPEYGADAFAHRDLERAVHRFRREGEPPLVSDDDLRAMLAGVAENDPQAFARIMQGVANRVEKVPLDDRLARVFNHVAGDDPDTPTFELGNVLDEDALVVIDTGGVRAKSQQSLALVVLSNLWSALRQRHRRRDEDDLPLVNLYLEEAADLAVSEVLSDLLAQSRAFGLSVTLAMQFPGQLRETDPEAYSELMNNVSTLVTGNVALDTRLQQRLATDAMGAEAVGTRLRALSRGEWLTTLPAPFDAPEPQPFVVESLPLPPGHPEADDGLSDARAAAFRAEHETCVARTRDDAGLTLADAGTADTVGDPDGPAPGTDRPGSAVDSALPTTDRLPEAVTYTEEAHAIVCDTCGARYEPSVDGIRRGVDCCGDRADLDPERVPVCTIPLTLSEGERNAADWTHAQLLFLQAVYAAQQRRLDPLAYDLRRDGMDTLRADCGLDSDAVDELLGAGLLRHDGDTPHTLYTVTPEGRVLLREPHREGDAHGHGVGDVAESSLHTLMVVLGQEYIEQAFVDDDSSAAVEARRYYDHPNGEYRYDAVGLDADGEIVVTLEAERTNHDIYRAAPADYDKLAAPDPEAAIWIATARSEAHEVLTALNRPADGTPRVEKEYSENSPPSAWRIDESGFTELHTVSTLQNRLE, encoded by the coding sequence ATGGCCCCCCGCGTCTACCTCGAGATCACGCCGAGCCCGGACCCGCTGCCGGCCGAGCGGATCACCGACCAGTTCGAGCAGCTCCACCGCGCCCTCGACGACTACACGATCGAGATCCTCCTCACCACCGACGGCGACGATATCGACTACTACCTCGGGACTGAGGCGACGGGGTTCGACGCGCTCCGCCGCGTCGCGAGTCGGCTGCTCCCCGACAGCTACGCGCTCGCCGCCCACGACGCCGATCCCCTCGCCGACCTCCCGACGGATGCCGACGCGATCGCGGAAATCCACGGCGTCGGCGAGCGCCGCGACGACTGGCAAACGCGCCTCCGCCCGCCCGCGCTCTCGGATGCGCCGGAGCAACACGACACCGCCCGCGTCGAGGACGCCCCCACGCTCCCGCTCACCTCCGTCGTGGAAGGGCTGGCCGCCGCCGACTTTCCGACCGCCTACCAGGCGCTGCTCCGACCCAAGCCCGACTGGAGCGGCGAAGCCGAGGCTCGCGTCCGGCGCCTCGACCGCGAGCGCGACACCGTCGGCCAGCGCCTCGCCGGCGCCCTCCTCCCACTCACTGACGACCACGACCCCGAGGCGACGGACCGCCACGCTCCACGCCGGTCGGCCCACCGCCGCGGCGACACCGGCAGCGTCCCGGGCACCCGGATCGACGCGATCCTCGCGAAGTCCGCCCGCAACTGCTACGACCTCAACGCCCGAGTACTCGCGGCCGGCCCGAACGCCGCTCGCCGCGCCCGCGATCTGGCGGCGTCGTTCACCGCCGTCGGGGGCGACTTCTACGACCTGCGGCCGGTCACCCACGACGACCCGGGAGACGCGCTTCGCGAGGCCATCCGGGAGCGAACCCTCCGCGACCCGCCGGCGACGCGCCGGCTGGCTCGCCGTCTCCCATTGGCGAGCAACCGCTCGCCGCGGATCGTCGCCGACTCGACGACCGTCCCCCACGTCGCCCTCCTCGACGGCGCCGCGCTCACCGACACGGCCCGCCGCGCACTCGGCGCGCTCCCCGCCGAGCGAACGGGGCTCGCGCCGCCGCCGGCGGACGCGCTCGCCCGGTACGACCGCGGCCTCGCGATCGGGCGGCCACGAACCAGAGACGGCACCGCGACGGACACGACGGTCGCGCTCCCGCCGTCCCTGCAGCCGTTGCACGTCGCGTGGTTCGGGAAGACCGGCTCCGGGAAATCCACGGCCCTCGTCCGCGCAATCACCGAGAACCACACGGTGACCGACGGGGCGGACATCTGTGTCCTCCCGAAGGGCGACGAGATGGCGACGACCCTCCTCCGAACCCACTACGCCGCACACGGCGACCTCGACGACGTCTACTACTTCGACTGCAGCGAGACGCTGCCGGCGCTGTCGCTGTTCGACATCCGCGACGATCTGGCGGCGGGCGTCCCCCGAACGACCGCCGTGCAGGACGTCACCGACCACTACCTCGAACTGCTCCGGGCGATCACGGGCGCTGAGGCGTTCGACAGCGCCGTCCGCTCGCCGGACGTGATCCGATATCTCGTGAAGGCGCTGTTCGACCCCGAGTACGGCGCCGACGCGTTCGCCCACCGCGACCTGGAGCGGGCCGTCCACCGTTTCCGCAGGGAGGGGGAGCCGCCTCTGGTGAGCGACGACGACCTCCGGGCGATGCTGGCGGGCGTCGCCGAGAACGACCCCCAGGCGTTCGCCCGGATCATGCAGGGCGTCGCGAACCGCGTCGAGAAGGTCCCCCTCGATGATCGCCTCGCCCGCGTGTTCAACCACGTCGCCGGCGACGACCCGGACACGCCGACGTTCGAGCTCGGAAACGTGCTCGACGAGGACGCGCTCGTCGTCATCGACACGGGCGGGGTCCGAGCGAAGAGCCAACAGTCACTCGCGCTCGTCGTGCTGTCGAACCTCTGGAGTGCCCTTCGGCAGCGCCACCGCCGCCGGGACGAGGACGACCTCCCGCTGGTCAACCTCTATCTCGAGGAGGCGGCGGATCTCGCGGTGTCGGAGGTTCTGAGCGACCTGCTCGCGCAGTCGCGAGCGTTCGGGCTGAGCGTGACGCTCGCGATGCAGTTCCCGGGCCAGCTCCGGGAGACGGACCCGGAGGCGTACAGCGAGCTGATGAACAACGTCTCGACGCTCGTCACGGGCAACGTCGCCTTGGACACCCGCCTCCAGCAACGCCTCGCGACCGACGCGATGGGCGCCGAGGCGGTCGGCACCCGCCTCCGAGCGCTCTCCCGCGGCGAGTGGCTCACCACGTTGCCCGCGCCGTTCGACGCCCCCGAGCCACAGCCGTTCGTCGTCGAGTCGCTTCCGCTGCCGCCGGGGCACCCGGAGGCCGACGACGGGCTCTCCGACGCGCGGGCGGCCGCGTTTCGCGCCGAACACGAGACGTGCGTCGCCCGCACGCGGGATGACGCCGGACTCACCCTCGCGGACGCGGGAACGGCGGACACGGTGGGGGATCCCGACGGTCCTGCCCCGGGCACCGACCGGCCGGGGAGCGCGGTCGACTCGGCGCTGCCGACGACCGACCGGCTGCCCGAGGCGGTGACCTACACCGAAGAGGCCCACGCGATCGTGTGTGACACCTGCGGCGCTCGCTACGAGCCGAGCGTCGACGGGATCCGACGTGGCGTCGACTGCTGTGGGGACCGCGCCGACCTCGACCCAGAGCGTGTGCCGGTGTGTACGATCCCACTCACGCTGTCGGAAGGGGAGCGCAACGCGGCCGACTGGACGCACGCGCAACTGCTGTTCCTGCAGGCGGTGTATGCGGCTCAACAGCGCCGCCTTGACCCGCTCGCGTACGACCTGCGTCGCGACGGGATGGACACGCTCCGAGCGGATTGTGGGCTCGACAGCGACGCCGTCGACGAGCTGCTCGGCGCGGGTCTGCTTCGCCACGACGGCGACACGCCCCACACCCTGTACACGGTCACGCCGGAGGGTCGAGTGCTGTTGCGCGAGCCACACCGCGAGGGAGACGCCCATGGCCACGGCGTCGGCGACGTGGCTGAATCCAGCCTCCACACGCTGATGGTGGTGCTGGGGCAGGAGTACATCGAGCAGGCGTTCGTCGACGATGACTCGTCGGCGGCCGTCGAGGCACGTCGTTACTACGACCACCCGAACGGAGAGTATCGGTACGACGCGGTCGGGCTCGACGCGGACGGCGAGATCGTCGTGACGCTGGAGGCGGAACGCACGAACCACGATATCTACCGGGCGGCCCCCGCGGACTACGACAAACTCGCGGCGCCGGATCCGGAAGCGGCGATCTGGATCGCCACCGCGCGGAGCGAGGCCCACGAGGTGTTGACGGCGCTGAACCGACCGGCCGACGGGACGCCGCGGGTCGAGAAGGAGTACAGCGAGAACTCGCCGCCGAGTGCGTGGCGGATCGACGAATCCGGATTCACCGAACTCCACACGGTTTCGACGCTGCAGAATCGGCTCGAATAG
- a CDS encoding TRAM domain-containing protein, which translates to MEISDRLLTLYTAEVMQQQDQYVLEVPKDEIALGEIEDGEVYRVAVLTDGEAGGSSEQAVRPQRHDRQRQPRPAEFDGPPVEVGDERMVEIESTGEEGDGIAKVDRGYVVVVPDASEGDKVRIEMDAVRENVGFADVVEYID; encoded by the coding sequence ATGGAAATATCTGATCGACTTCTTACGTTGTACACCGCTGAAGTGATGCAACAACAGGATCAGTACGTACTGGAGGTTCCGAAAGACGAGATAGCTCTTGGAGAGATTGAAGACGGCGAGGTGTACCGTGTTGCAGTACTCACTGATGGGGAGGCCGGAGGCAGCTCTGAACAAGCGGTTCGTCCTCAAAGACACGACAGGCAGCGTCAGCCTCGACCAGCGGAGTTCGATGGACCGCCCGTAGAAGTCGGCGATGAACGTATGGTGGAGATAGAGTCGACAGGTGAGGAAGGAGATGGTATTGCGAAGGTGGACCGCGGCTACGTTGTGGTCGTACCGGACGCTTCTGAGGGCGACAAAGTCCGAATTGAGATGGATGCGGTGAGAGAAAATGTCGGATTCGCGGATGTCGTTGAATATATCGACTGA
- a CDS encoding DUF7558 family protein yields the protein MRRTVTGCAFCDAGPRVDVGAAHTWGVDELVTHPICVDCAVRERTAQRADLVACDGCGLGFDTAAALTSFRVEVGRLEGVIRLCGECSPDGPATHWTRDPEDHAVQFVDGSTANGSDRR from the coding sequence ATGAGACGCACCGTGACCGGCTGTGCCTTCTGTGACGCAGGTCCCAGGGTCGATGTCGGGGCCGCGCACACGTGGGGCGTTGACGAACTCGTGACGCATCCGATCTGTGTCGACTGTGCGGTTCGCGAGCGGACGGCACAACGGGCAGACCTGGTCGCCTGTGACGGCTGCGGGCTCGGCTTCGATACCGCGGCGGCGCTCACGTCGTTCCGCGTCGAGGTCGGCCGTCTCGAAGGTGTGATCCGACTGTGTGGCGAGTGTAGCCCGGACGGGCCGGCGACACACTGGACGCGCGACCCCGAGGATCATGCTGTTCAGTTCGTGGACGGCTCGACCGCGAACGGCTCCGACCGGCGATAG
- a CDS encoding IS1595 family transposase, translating into MIPLDVFGSESVAADLLQQVRWRNGVTCPRCRSDRTVKNGSYGHFQRYLCKNCDRTFNDKTGTIFAHSKVALRKWLFSIYAFLRFNTSLRQLQLEIDVQYKTIYQRVERFTKALDAPSLDLVGPVEIDEVYVSAGLKGRERDGRSRSRGLSTRGRGSYEQDKPPVFTIVDRGTGNRYVIPAKSADESTVRLLLANREKEPLTVYTDGFRTYDPLDEDDAFDREYVVHGDGEYANEDVHVNTCESHGSLLRPWLSPHRGVSKDKLTQYLRAFQLRRKLLRKPGREALKHAIKATL; encoded by the coding sequence ATGATTCCGCTAGATGTGTTTGGGTCGGAATCGGTCGCAGCGGACCTGTTGCAGCAGGTTCGCTGGCGTAACGGTGTTACTTGCCCTCGCTGCCGTTCTGACCGAACGGTCAAGAACGGCAGCTATGGGCACTTTCAGCGCTATCTCTGTAAGAATTGCGACCGCACATTCAACGACAAGACCGGCACGATTTTCGCCCATTCGAAAGTCGCGCTCAGGAAGTGGCTGTTCTCGATTTACGCGTTTCTCCGGTTTAACACGAGTCTTCGCCAACTTCAGCTCGAAATCGACGTTCAGTACAAAACGATCTACCAGCGCGTCGAGCGCTTCACGAAGGCGCTCGACGCGCCTTCGCTCGACCTCGTCGGTCCCGTCGAAATCGACGAAGTCTACGTTTCTGCAGGGCTGAAAGGCCGCGAGCGCGACGGTCGGTCGCGCTCGCGTGGCCTGTCCACGCGTGGACGAGGATCGTACGAGCAGGACAAACCGCCGGTGTTCACGATCGTCGATCGCGGCACCGGCAATCGGTATGTGATCCCCGCGAAATCCGCCGATGAATCGACGGTTCGGCTCCTTCTCGCAAACCGCGAGAAGGAGCCACTGACCGTCTACACTGACGGATTTCGTACCTACGACCCACTCGACGAGGACGACGCATTCGACCGCGAATACGTCGTCCACGGCGACGGCGAATACGCGAATGAAGACGTCCACGTCAATACCTGCGAGAGCCACGGATCGTTGCTGCGACCGTGGCTCTCGCCTCATCGAGGCGTCTCAAAAGATAAGCTCACACAGTATCTCCGAGCGTTCCAGCTTCGACGAAAACTACTGCGGAAACCGGGAAGAGAAGCGCTCAAACACGCTATCAAAGCTACGCTGTGA
- a CDS encoding DUF429 domain-containing protein encodes MSTTPWQHIGVDWDSGAWVAVGYPTDGEPAVEIFETIDELWQEHGDSADRIVVDIPIGLCGSLDDPGDCLKHDETLSRRCDRLARKVIGPRSSSVFPSPCRAAVDAASDDATTYSELSETNRDHTGKGLTQQAASITEGIQQVDALLENTAADETVVEGHPEVCFRAFADEDLQFNKSTVQGMVTRLDVMAASTEYEPGTWRDLARQLDGNPGIGTDDLIDALGLALTARAGPDEFQTLPNADPLPTDAKGRPMRIVYRRSEPFAVEPSTN; translated from the coding sequence ATGTCGACGACACCATGGCAGCATATCGGCGTGGACTGGGACTCTGGAGCGTGGGTCGCAGTCGGCTATCCGACGGATGGAGAGCCCGCCGTCGAGATCTTCGAAACGATCGACGAGCTGTGGCAGGAACACGGCGATAGCGCCGACCGGATCGTCGTCGACATCCCGATCGGTCTGTGCGGGTCACTTGACGACCCAGGCGACTGCCTCAAACATGACGAAACGCTCTCCCGACGATGTGATCGCCTCGCTCGCAAGGTGATCGGTCCCCGCTCGTCGTCGGTGTTCCCGTCCCCCTGTCGCGCGGCCGTCGACGCGGCGAGCGATGACGCGACAACCTACAGCGAACTCAGTGAGACGAACCGGGACCACACGGGAAAGGGCCTCACGCAACAAGCCGCAAGCATTACCGAGGGAATCCAGCAGGTCGATGCGTTGCTGGAGAACACGGCCGCAGACGAGACGGTCGTCGAGGGGCATCCAGAAGTCTGCTTCAGAGCGTTTGCCGACGAAGACCTCCAGTTCAACAAGTCGACCGTCCAAGGAATGGTTACGCGATTGGATGTGATGGCGGCGAGTACCGAGTACGAACCGGGTACGTGGCGGGACTTAGCCCGCCAGCTCGACGGGAATCCGGGTATCGGGACCGACGACCTAATCGACGCTCTCGGACTGGCGCTAACAGCTCGGGCTGGTCCTGACGAGTTTCAGACTCTCCCGAACGCCGATCCGCTCCCAACCGACGCAAAAGGGCGACCGATGCGGATAGTCTATCGCCGGTCGGAGCCGTTCGCGGTCGAGCCGTCCACGAACTGA
- a CDS encoding TrkH family potassium uptake protein, with product MNGAVATVGRDLGRILEALGGLILISLVVPIVWGEYFALPALVVSALVPLAIGWVLYRRFQDAEAPGRFHGMIVAASGWFSVGIFGSLPFLLIAWSVQLGVPGFTTPAQTATLAAFTEPLNAVFESMSGFTGTGLTMTDNEEVLPRTLQWWRTFTEWVGGVGVIVLTTAILSRPGSGSLTLYESEARSKKIHPSIVSTVRTIWWIFILFTFISILALWLAGMPIWGAINHGMTGLATGGFSITDNSIATYDSVAIDFVLIPIMLLGSIAFPVHYLILQGDLRNFYSDLQTRWVFGYMGIGSAVLWAFLYFAGPYETPFAALRYGLFQFVSAATCTGFQTAVDATNVALGRWPSYAQLTVTFGMFVGGAAGSTAGGIKLIRGLTLAKGIRHQIADVFYPESAVRRLEINNRRLNEDEASREFMEAAIIVVLWSTFLVVGTFLLLLTLPSGEYSLANVLFEVASAQGNVGLSSGITGPDSLPTIGKIAFLFHMWIGRLEIIPVLVMLRTIFKHGGVYR from the coding sequence ATGAACGGGGCCGTCGCGACAGTCGGACGGGACCTCGGGCGCATCCTGGAGGCGCTCGGTGGGTTGATCCTCATCTCGCTCGTCGTGCCGATCGTTTGGGGCGAGTACTTCGCGCTCCCTGCGCTCGTCGTCTCTGCCCTCGTTCCGCTAGCTATCGGCTGGGTGCTCTATCGCCGATTCCAGGACGCGGAAGCTCCCGGTCGGTTCCACGGCATGATCGTCGCCGCGTCGGGGTGGTTTTCCGTGGGTATCTTCGGTTCGCTCCCGTTCCTGCTGATCGCGTGGAGCGTGCAGCTCGGCGTGCCGGGGTTTACGACGCCGGCGCAGACGGCGACGCTCGCAGCATTCACTGAGCCGTTGAACGCCGTCTTCGAGAGCATGAGCGGCTTCACCGGAACGGGCCTCACGATGACCGACAACGAGGAGGTGCTGCCGCGGACGCTGCAGTGGTGGCGAACGTTCACCGAGTGGGTGGGTGGCGTCGGCGTGATCGTCTTGACGACGGCGATTCTCTCCCGGCCTGGCAGTGGGTCGCTGACCCTCTACGAGAGTGAGGCTCGCTCGAAGAAGATCCACCCGAGCATCGTCTCGACAGTACGGACGATCTGGTGGATCTTCATCCTGTTCACCTTCATCTCGATCCTCGCGCTGTGGTTGGCGGGGATGCCGATTTGGGGGGCGATCAACCACGGGATGACCGGACTCGCGACCGGCGGGTTCTCGATTACGGACAACTCGATTGCAACCTACGACAGCGTCGCGATCGACTTCGTGTTGATCCCGATCATGCTGCTGGGGAGCATCGCGTTCCCGGTCCACTACCTCATCCTCCAGGGCGACCTCCGGAACTTCTACTCGGATCTCCAGACGCGCTGGGTGTTCGGCTATATGGGTATCGGGTCGGCAGTATTGTGGGCGTTCCTCTATTTCGCCGGCCCCTATGAGACACCGTTTGCGGCCCTCCGATACGGCCTGTTCCAGTTCGTCTCGGCGGCGACCTGTACGGGCTTCCAGACGGCCGTCGACGCGACAAACGTCGCGCTCGGTCGGTGGCCGTCGTACGCCCAACTCACGGTGACGTTCGGGATGTTCGTTGGCGGGGCAGCCGGATCGACCGCAGGCGGCATCAAACTCATTCGGGGCCTGACGCTCGCGAAGGGGATTCGCCACCAGATCGCGGACGTGTTCTACCCCGAGAGTGCAGTGCGTCGACTGGAAATCAACAATCGGCGGCTGAACGAGGACGAGGCGAGTCGCGAATTCATGGAGGCGGCGATCATCGTCGTCCTCTGGAGTACGTTCCTCGTCGTGGGGACGTTCCTGCTGTTGCTCACACTGCCGTCGGGGGAGTACTCGCTCGCGAACGTCCTCTTCGAAGTCGCGAGCGCCCAGGGGAACGTGGGCCTTTCGTCGGGGATTACCGGCCCTGACTCGCTGCCCACGATCGGGAAGATCGCGTTCCTCTTCCACATGTGGATCGGTCGCCTCGAGATCATCCCGGTCCTCGTGATGCTCCGAACGATCTTCAAGCACGGAGGGGTCTACCGATGA
- a CDS encoding HalOD1 output domain-containing protein — translation MEYEIGAGESVSQAVLRCVSQFEDTAITELPLLYESVDPDALNRIFTMQCNSRVSFAFSNSLIDVYNNEYLTVEAA, via the coding sequence GTGGAATACGAGATTGGTGCAGGGGAGTCGGTCAGCCAAGCCGTTCTTAGGTGTGTTAGTCAGTTCGAGGACACCGCTATCACTGAGCTTCCGCTACTCTACGAGTCAGTAGATCCTGACGCATTGAATCGGATATTCACAATGCAGTGCAATAGTCGCGTTTCGTTCGCTTTCAGTAATTCTCTGATTGATGTCTACAACAATGAATACCTCACTGTCGAAGCCGCGTAA
- a CDS encoding substrate-binding domain-containing protein, which translates to MDRRQYIQLFGAGGLGSLAGCSGAKPASDTTTLTDDPLTLATATTVHDSGLLGELTAGFEQEFGVAVAAIARGTGAALETARNGDCDVVLVHARPLEDAFLREGDGVNRRAVMVNDFLVVGPPDDPADIAGTGPIEAFEAIAATGSPFMSRGDRSGTHLRERLLWDETSIEPGGSWYSETGQGMGDTLTVAAQRGAYTLCDRGTFLNVIEDQLLVYVEGGIEDPPPLLRNEYAVIPVNPDRHDVAYPMAMAFVGYLTGSGQDRIDEFRVGGERAFRSVTPSEASAFEQYVPSDWNESSTGS; encoded by the coding sequence GTGGATCGGCGACAGTATATCCAACTGTTCGGTGCTGGTGGCCTCGGCTCTCTCGCGGGATGTAGTGGTGCCAAGCCCGCCTCTGATACGACAACGTTGACTGACGATCCACTGACGCTCGCAACAGCAACGACGGTTCATGACAGCGGATTGCTCGGTGAATTGACCGCGGGGTTCGAACAGGAGTTCGGCGTAGCGGTGGCTGCGATCGCACGCGGGACTGGCGCGGCACTCGAAACTGCTCGGAACGGTGACTGTGATGTTGTTCTCGTCCATGCTCGGCCGTTAGAAGACGCCTTTCTGCGCGAGGGAGACGGAGTCAATCGCCGGGCAGTCATGGTGAACGATTTTCTCGTGGTCGGGCCGCCGGACGATCCTGCCGATATCGCCGGAACGGGGCCGATCGAAGCGTTCGAGGCTATCGCAGCCACCGGGTCACCGTTTATGTCACGAGGCGATCGCTCGGGGACACATCTTCGTGAACGTCTGTTGTGGGACGAAACATCCATCGAGCCTGGCGGTTCGTGGTATTCGGAAACTGGCCAGGGGATGGGAGACACACTCACGGTGGCTGCTCAGCGGGGGGCCTACACCCTGTGTGACCGCGGGACGTTTCTCAACGTGATCGAGGACCAATTACTCGTGTACGTCGAAGGTGGTATCGAGGACCCTCCACCATTGCTACGGAACGAATACGCAGTCATCCCGGTCAATCCCGACCGCCACGATGTCGCCTATCCGATGGCGATGGCGTTCGTCGGATATCTCACGGGGTCGGGCCAGGACCGCATTGACGAGTTTCGGGTCGGCGGCGAACGGGCGTTTCGGTCGGTAACTCCGTCTGAAGCCTCGGCATTCGAGCAGTACGTTCCGAGCGATTGGAACGAAAGTTCGACGGGAAGCTGA
- a CDS encoding PQQ-binding-like beta-propeller repeat protein, with protein MRRRTLLATVGGGLAGGIAGCLSSPRRGSGTPNGEDPSTDVTIPAGTWPQIGYDSQHTRHTPDARGPRDDATIAWRSLGDRPVYPPVVDDALYLTEAWTGGTAFTLSAEDGQQQWSNSELPPMRWAPALHDDRLLVITREAGNVVRLHALDVASGDQEWVREHEITASSGEHPPISPTVRDGALYLGSNRGVIRCDAATGDIDWTAPLGPHVVETENGPTWRTDWAKPAVTADRVFTFDMNESYRATREVYAVDRRTGDREWTARLDAGDGWYLKAHAVAGADHVFVSALRPHVSAGLDDSPWSGAERLFALEAASGEVAWDWTLPKKTLSPPAYADGTLYVSEWYPDADTGRLHALDVSDGSNIWTYETDNGAVLSPTVAGDTVYIGQGEELAAVARADGTRRWRLEIGERSGPPVVVGETAYIQTNPGHNYQSRLLAVREP; from the coding sequence ATGCGCCGCCGAACGCTCCTCGCGACGGTAGGTGGCGGTCTCGCGGGTGGGATCGCTGGCTGTCTCTCCTCTCCCCGTCGTGGGTCCGGCACCCCGAACGGGGAGGACCCCTCCACCGACGTCACGATCCCGGCAGGCACCTGGCCACAGATCGGCTATGATAGCCAGCACACCCGTCACACACCGGATGCACGTGGCCCGCGAGACGACGCGACGATCGCATGGCGGAGCCTCGGTGACCGCCCCGTCTACCCACCCGTCGTTGACGACGCCCTCTATCTAACCGAAGCGTGGACTGGTGGCACCGCGTTTACACTCTCCGCCGAAGACGGCCAACAGCAATGGTCCAACTCGGAGCTGCCGCCGATGCGGTGGGCGCCGGCCCTCCACGACGATCGGCTGCTCGTCATCACACGGGAAGCGGGGAACGTCGTCCGGCTGCATGCGTTGGATGTAGCCAGCGGCGACCAGGAGTGGGTTCGAGAACACGAGATTACCGCCTCCAGCGGCGAGCATCCGCCGATCAGTCCGACCGTCCGAGATGGCGCCCTCTATCTCGGCTCGAATCGTGGGGTGATCAGGTGTGACGCGGCGACCGGCGATATCGACTGGACGGCACCGCTCGGCCCGCACGTCGTCGAGACGGAGAATGGACCGACGTGGCGCACCGACTGGGCAAAGCCGGCAGTCACCGCCGATCGTGTGTTCACGTTCGATATGAACGAGAGTTATCGAGCGACGCGGGAGGTGTATGCGGTAGATCGCCGGACCGGCGATCGGGAATGGACCGCCAGGTTGGACGCCGGCGACGGGTGGTACCTCAAAGCACACGCCGTCGCCGGCGCCGACCACGTCTTCGTCTCGGCCCTGAGGCCGCACGTGTCCGCAGGATTGGATGACTCCCCATGGTCGGGGGCGGAACGACTGTTCGCCCTTGAGGCCGCCTCGGGTGAGGTCGCGTGGGACTGGACGCTCCCGAAGAAGACGCTAAGCCCGCCAGCATACGCGGACGGGACGCTGTACGTGAGTGAGTGGTACCCCGATGCCGACACTGGACGGTTACACGCTCTTGACGTCAGCGACGGGAGCAACATATGGACATACGAGACCGACAACGGGGCTGTCCTATCGCCGACTGTCGCGGGGGATACGGTGTACATCGGTCAGGGTGAGGAACTTGCAGCCGTCGCACGGGCGGACGGGACACGCCGCTGGCGACTGGAGATCGGCGAGCGGTCTGGCCCACCGGTTGTCGTCGGGGAGACGGCGTACATCCAGACGAACCCGGGCCACAATTACCAGAGCCGACTGCTAGCAGTTCGTGAGCCGTAA